One part of the Vitis riparia cultivar Riparia Gloire de Montpellier isolate 1030 chromosome 6, EGFV_Vit.rip_1.0, whole genome shotgun sequence genome encodes these proteins:
- the LOC117916957 gene encoding uncharacterized protein LOC117916957 — MPPRRAASSQNSQANDDVPPVEGLPPVSAEGIYRYLGTLAGLVERQARAAGTNVQGQSSSSRGSSFDDFKKLGPPYFSVCSEEQKASYAAFMLDKEADHWWRMTRRLLEDQGPITWRQFREAFYKKYFPDSVRRQKVGEFIRLEQGDMTVAQYEAKFTELSRFSPQLIATEEEKLGVYSEVVDRALIAEKDNEELHHTAKGYIRRNQNKGKTTQNLDGICPTCGKKHGGRPCYRETGACFGCGKQGHLIRDCPENRKFIIGKPKEENKEDKQKPKAQGRVFAMTHRDAQATSDVVTGTLSSGEE; from the exons ATGCCACCAAGAAGAGCAGCTTCTTCACAAAACAGTCAGGCTAATGATGATGTACCTCCAGTTGAGGGTTTGCCTCCTGTGAGTGCAGAAGGGATCTATAGGTATCTTGGGACACTAGCTGGTTTAGTTGAACGCCAAGCTCGAGCTGCTGGGACTAATGTTCAAGGACAGTCTTCATCTTCTAGGGGTAGCTCTTTTGATGACTTCAAGAAATTGGGTCCTCCTTActtttctg TTTGCTCTGAGGAGCAAAAAGCCTCTTATGCAGCttttatgttagataaagagGCAGATCATTGGTGGCGTATGACTAGGAGACTTTTGGAGGATCAGGGACCCATAACATGGAGACAATTTCGGGAGGCTTTCTACAAGAAGTATTTCCCTGACAGTGTTAGGCGGCAGAAGGTGGGGGAGTTTATTCGTTTGGAACAGGGGGATATGACTGTGGCTCAGTATGAGGCCAAATTTACAGAGTTATCACGTTTTTCCCCACAGTTGATTGCTACAGAGGAGGAAAAg CTTGGTGTCTATTCAGAGGTTGTTGATAGAGCCCTTATAGCAGAGAAAGATAATGAGGAGCTTCATCA CACAGCGAAGGGCTACATCAGGagaaatcagaataaagggAAGACAACGCAGAATTTGGATGGgatttgtcctacttgtggcaagaagcatgggggtaggccatgctatagagagactggagcttgctttggttgtgggaagCAAGGACATTTGATCAGAGATTGTCCAGAGAATAGGAAGTTCATCATTGGGAAgcctaaagaggaaaataaggaggataaacaGAAACCCAAAGCCCAAGGGCGGGTGTTTGCAATGACTCATCGAGATGCTCAGGCCACTTCTGATGTGGTGACAG